The Clostridium sporogenes genome contains a region encoding:
- the glpK gene encoding glycerol kinase GlpK, giving the protein MEKYIMSLDQGTTSSRCIIFNKKGEVVSVAQKEFTQIYPKAGWVEHDPLEIWGKQAGVAGEALNIARISPEQIAGIGITNQRETTVVWNKRTGMPVYNAIVWQCRRTAGYCDELREKNIDKTIKEKTGLMLDAYFSATKIKWILDNVEGARELAEKGDLLFGNIDTWLIWNMTKGKVHVTDYTNASRTMLFNIHELKWDEELLEIFDIPKSMLPEVKPSSCVYGETDEILFGVSIPISGDAGDQQAALFGQTCFNAGMAKNTYGTGCFLLMNTGEKAVDSKNGLLTTIAVGIDGKVEYALEGSVFIGGAVIQWLRDELRMIKTAQETEKYATAVEDNNGVYLVPAFVGIGAPYWDSYARGTILGLTRGAKKEHIIRAALESMAYQTHDVLKAMEEDSGIELKALKVDGGACQNNFLMQFQSDILGVQVDRPEVVETTALGAAYLAGLAVGYWKDRNEVSQNWAISKSFDPAMEDEKKEKLIKGWHKAVTKSMDWEEKE; this is encoded by the coding sequence ATGGAAAAATATATAATGTCTTTAGATCAAGGAACTACTAGTTCAAGATGTATAATATTCAATAAAAAAGGTGAAGTAGTAAGTGTTGCTCAAAAGGAATTTACACAAATATATCCTAAAGCAGGATGGGTAGAACATGATCCACTAGAAATATGGGGAAAACAAGCAGGTGTAGCAGGAGAAGCATTAAATATAGCTAGAATTTCTCCAGAACAAATAGCAGGTATAGGTATAACTAATCAAAGAGAAACTACAGTAGTCTGGAATAAAAGAACAGGAATGCCAGTATATAATGCTATAGTATGGCAATGTAGAAGAACTGCTGGTTATTGTGATGAGCTAAGGGAAAAAAACATAGATAAGACTATAAAAGAAAAAACAGGGTTAATGTTAGATGCTTACTTCTCTGCGACAAAAATAAAATGGATATTAGATAATGTAGAAGGAGCTAGAGAATTAGCAGAAAAAGGTGATTTATTATTCGGAAATATAGATACTTGGCTAATATGGAATATGACTAAAGGTAAGGTTCATGTAACGGATTATACTAATGCTTCAAGAACTATGTTATTTAACATACATGAATTAAAATGGGATGAAGAATTATTGGAGATATTTGATATACCAAAATCTATGTTACCAGAAGTAAAACCATCTAGCTGTGTTTATGGTGAAACAGATGAAATATTATTTGGGGTATCAATCCCAATATCAGGAGATGCAGGAGATCAACAAGCAGCCTTATTTGGACAAACTTGCTTTAATGCAGGCATGGCTAAAAATACTTATGGTACAGGTTGTTTCCTATTAATGAATACAGGAGAAAAAGCAGTAGATTCTAAGAATGGACTGTTGACTACTATAGCTGTAGGTATAGATGGAAAAGTTGAATATGCTTTAGAAGGAAGTGTATTCATAGGAGGAGCAGTAATTCAATGGTTAAGAGATGAACTTAGAATGATAAAAACTGCTCAAGAAACAGAAAAATATGCTACAGCAGTAGAAGATAATAATGGAGTTTATCTTGTACCAGCTTTTGTTGGAATAGGTGCACCATACTGGGATTCTTATGCAAGAGGAACTATATTAGGTCTTACAAGAGGAGCTAAAAAAGAACATATAATAAGGGCCGCATTAGAATCTATGGCATACCAAACTCATGATGTTTTAAAAGCTATGGAAGAGGATTCAGGCATAGAATTAAAAGCATTAAAAGTAGATGGAGGAGCATGTCAAAATAATTTCTTAATGCAATTCCAATCAGATATACTAGGCGTACAAGTAGATAGGCCAGAAGTAGTAGAAACTACAGCATTAGGAGCAGCTTATCTTGCAGGGCTTGCAGTAGGATACTGGAAAGATAGAAATGAAGTATCACAAAATTGGGCAATCTCAAAAAGCTTTGATCCAGCAATGGAAGATGAAAAGAAAGAAAAACTTATAAAAGGATGGCATAAGGCAGTAACAAAATCAATGGATTGGGAAGAAAAAGAATAA
- a CDS encoding YbjQ family protein, whose translation MLITTTNNIEGKQIKQYKGIVCGEVITGVNFLKDFMAGIRDLVGGRSQGYEEELIRARNEAIDEMMDRAASLGCNAIVGVDIDYEVLGQGGGMLMVTASGTGVITE comes from the coding sequence ATGTTAATTACTACTACTAACAACATAGAAGGTAAACAAATAAAACAATATAAAGGAATAGTTTGTGGTGAAGTTATTACAGGAGTAAATTTTTTAAAAGATTTCATGGCTGGAATAAGAGACTTAGTAGGTGGAAGATCTCAAGGTTATGAAGAAGAGTTAATTCGTGCAAGAAATGAAGCTATAGACGAAATGATGGATAGAGCTGCTTCATTAGGCTGTAACGCAATAGTAGGCGTAGATATAGATTATGAGGTTTTAGGTCAGGGTGGAGGAATGCTTATGGTAACAGCTTCTGGAACTGGGGTTATAACTGAATAA
- a CDS encoding MIP/aquaporin family protein translates to MSIYMAEFLGTMMLIWLGDGVVASVALNKSKGKDGGWIVVTAAWGLAVAIPAYIFGGISGAHMNPAVTVGNAIAGNFPWANVAGYVIAQMLGGFAGAVLVWLTYLPHWKATEDKATKLGVFCTAPAIRDTKANFITEFLATAFLVFGLMGFGQAKMVDGFGPLTAGAFIFVLGLSLGGPTGYAINPARDLAPRIAHAILPIDGKGDSDWKYAWIPVLGPILGGIAGALLFMLVF, encoded by the coding sequence ATGTCAATTTATATGGCGGAGTTTTTGGGTACTATGATGTTAATTTGGTTAGGAGATGGGGTTGTAGCCAGTGTAGCTCTTAATAAAAGTAAGGGAAAAGATGGTGGTTGGATTGTTGTAACTGCAGCCTGGGGATTAGCTGTTGCTATACCTGCATATATTTTTGGAGGTATAAGTGGAGCTCATATGAATCCAGCAGTTACTGTTGGTAATGCAATAGCAGGAAATTTTCCTTGGGCAAATGTAGCAGGTTATGTTATAGCTCAAATGCTAGGGGGATTTGCAGGGGCAGTTTTAGTTTGGCTTACTTACCTTCCACATTGGAAAGCTACAGAAGATAAAGCTACCAAGTTAGGTGTATTTTGTACAGCTCCAGCAATAAGAGATACAAAGGCTAACTTTATAACTGAATTTTTAGCAACTGCATTTTTAGTATTTGGTTTAATGGGTTTTGGCCAGGCTAAAATGGTAGATGGTTTTGGTCCATTAACTGCAGGTGCATTTATATTTGTCTTAGGACTTTCTTTGGGTGGACCAACAGGATATGCTATAAATCCAGCCAGGGATTTAGCACCAAGAATAGCCCATGCAATTTTACCTATAGATGGTAAAGGAGATTCTGATTGGAAATATGCATGGATACCAGTATTAGGTCCAATATTAGGAGGAATAGCAGGAGCATTATTATTTATGTTAGTTTTCTAA